A segment of the Bacillus sp. es.034 genome:
GATAAGTGTTTCATTGTAATCGGGGATGTCCCCGTCATAAGGCTTGACCATTTTCTCCGGCATATTGGCACGCTCGCCGTGGGCAAGGGCTTTCCGTTCATGAAACAAGGGTACATCCACAGCCTGCGGATTGTGCAGGTCGCCTTGCCGGGGGTGCTTTAGGACAGCCTGGATCTTCACGACAAAGGCACCAGGTCGTTCTCCTGTGACCTCCCCTACATATTTTCCCGTTTTATAAAAAGCTGTGACATAATCACCAATTTGGATGTTTTTCATAAAAACCCTCCTCTAATACATCAATCTCTATTATAATGTAAGCAGTATGGAACTGAGAAATAACTACTATAAAGGTAACATGTGGAGGTACATATATGAAGCGTTTAATGATCGT
Coding sequences within it:
- a CDS encoding kinase-associated lipoprotein B, which encodes MKNIQIGDYVTAFYKTGKYVGEVTGERPGAFVVKIQAVLKHPRQGDLHNPQAVDVPLFHERKALAHGERANMPEKMVKPYDGDIPDYNETLIESYLTLKEELEKDGSPHAQKSLETLKSIQREYELMYNLTF